From the Microcoleus sp. FACHB-672 genome, the window AACTTATAGTCATGTGCCGCACTTTTAACAGGATAATATTCCACCGGAATTTTATTGCCCTGACTTTGTACAAGCGCTTGATAAAATAGCCGGCTTTGTTCTTCGGGTACGATATCATCAGCCGTGCCGTGAGCCAGATATAAAGGCATTTTCCATTCAGAAACTCGCGCCATCGGATTGTCTCGTCCTTTCCATCTTTCAGGAAACTTATTAAACGAGCCATAGACAGCCGTCATCAGCCGATCTTCAGGCGTATTTTCTTGACTAAAATCTCCAGAAAGACTTGCTCCTGCCACAAATAACCCTGGATTTTCCAGAGCAATCAGTGCCACACCCCTGCCGCCGGTGGAAAGTCCCAGCAATGTATTATTGTCCCCTTGCCTTAACAAATTATGTCGTTTTTGAATTTCTGGAATAAAACGCTTTTTAATAAATTCTCCACCCGGCATTTTATTCCATTTCAGGTTAGTTTCTGGATAATAGGAACTTTCATATAAGGTTTGCAACATTTCTGGCAAAATCAGAGCGTATCCATATTTATCAGCATATCGAACAAGGGGAGAATTTTCGACCCAACTAGCGCGTGGAAAGTCCCAGCCTGGAAGCAAAACAATGGAACG encodes:
- a CDS encoding alpha/beta hydrolase-fold protein → MASLIFIPFLFFSLESCSNSNSTIKAQDVTPTTKPNVSSPSPQPAAAKLKAGWSKNLKVDDVAYDIYVPQNYRNRSIVLLPGWDFPRASWVENSPLVRYADKYGYALILPEMLQTLYESSYYPETNLKWNKMPGGEFIKKRFIPEIQKRHNLLRQGDNNTLLGLSTGGRGVALIALENPGLFVAGASLSGDFSQENTPEDRLMTAVYGSFNKFPERWKGRDNPMARVSEWKMPLYLAHGTADDIVPEEQSRLFYQALVQSQGNKIPVEYYPVKSAAHDYKFWGGQLPAVFTFFDKIIESR